In a single window of the Blattabacterium cuenoti genome:
- a CDS encoding 3'-5' exonuclease: MKLKLYRPICFFDIEATGINIGRDRIIEISILKIFPDGDQEAKTWLICPGIPIPPQSTAIHGIKDEDVKGKLKFKDVAFSIFRMIENTDLAGYNSNRFDIPILAEEMLRAGMTFDIKKHKTIDIQVIFHKMEPRTLSAAYKYYCNKELIKAHSSKADTFATYEILLAQLEKYDNLKKDVKSLNQFSHQKNIADLAGFIKIDEEGNEIFNFGKYKGEKVFEIFEKDPNYYGWIQNSDFPLYTKKIFTGIKLKKFNK; the protein is encoded by the coding sequence ATGAAATTAAAACTTTATCGTCCTATTTGTTTTTTTGATATAGAAGCAACAGGAATCAACATCGGGAGAGATAGAATCATAGAAATATCCATATTAAAAATATTTCCGGATGGGGATCAAGAAGCTAAAACTTGGTTAATTTGTCCTGGAATTCCTATTCCTCCGCAATCAACAGCTATTCATGGTATTAAAGATGAAGATGTGAAAGGAAAACTTAAATTTAAAGATGTAGCTTTTTCTATTTTTAGAATGATTGAAAATACAGATCTAGCTGGATATAATTCTAATAGATTTGATATTCCAATTTTAGCCGAAGAAATGCTTCGTGCAGGAATGACCTTTGATATTAAAAAACATAAAACTATAGATATTCAAGTTATATTTCATAAAATGGAACCTAGAACCCTTTCTGCTGCTTATAAATATTATTGTAATAAAGAGCTTATAAAAGCCCATAGTTCTAAAGCTGATACATTTGCTACATACGAAATATTATTAGCACAACTAGAAAAATATGATAACTTAAAAAAAGATGTTAAAAGTCTCAATCAATTTTCTCATCAAAAAAATATAGCAGATCTTGCTGGATTTATAAAAATAGATGAAGAAGGAAATGAAATATTCAATTTTGGAAAATATAAAGGAGAGAAAGTTTTTGAAATTTTTGAAAAAGATCCTAATTACTATGGATGGATACAAAATTCAGATTTTCCCTTATATACAAAAAAAATATTTACAGGGATTAAATTAAAAAAATTTAATAAATAA
- the htpG gene encoding molecular chaperone HtpG codes for MNKNKISVTSDNIFPIIKKFLYSDQEVFLRELVSNAVDAVIKLKTIIKLENLYDIVDDFKVKVFIDKKNNTLHIRDNGVGMTKEEINKYINQIAFSGAEEFIKKYKNLTDYSNIIGHFGLGFYSSFMVANKVVILTQSYKKDESSIFWSCEGTPNFIMNEIEKKDRGTEIVLFLNEENKEFLEHDRILKLLQKYCKFMPITISLSDKDDKEIVINNIDPAWKKNPLQLNDKNYLDFYHELYPNQLEDPLFWVHLNIDHPFHLTGILYFPKIEKRIDIQKDKIHLYQNQVYITDNLEGIVPDFLSLLRGVIDSKDIPLNVSRSHLQSDISVKNISKYITRKVADKLDSMFIKNRDNFQKKWKDIKIIVEYGMISAQNFFDKAIKFFVFYTIDNNFFTLKEFKEKIKETQKNKEGKIVFLYSSDKDKQYSYIKEAKDRSYQVLIFDSPLSVHLIQKLEFSYQDICFVRVDSDHIDKLINYKKEDKLYSELSEKEKQDLKNLLDQHLLIKNFKFSIQLENLSIKDNPFLIIIPEFLRRIKEMNSSIGKDIKNKEKYYQLIVNTNHVLMKKILEETSKEKREKIIQEALNLTLLSKNLLDGKNLTDFISKKLKDLVQE; via the coding sequence ATGAATAAAAATAAAATTAGTGTTACTTCAGATAACATTTTTCCTATTATTAAAAAATTTCTTTATTCCGATCAAGAAGTTTTTCTACGTGAATTAGTTTCTAATGCTGTAGATGCAGTCATAAAATTGAAAACTATAATCAAATTAGAAAATTTATATGATATCGTTGATGATTTTAAAGTAAAAGTTTTCATAGATAAGAAAAATAATACTCTTCATATTAGGGATAATGGTGTAGGGATGACTAAAGAAGAAATAAATAAGTATATTAATCAAATCGCTTTTTCTGGAGCTGAAGAATTTATTAAAAAATATAAAAATTTAACGGATTATTCTAATATTATTGGACATTTCGGTTTAGGTTTTTATTCTTCTTTTATGGTAGCGAATAAAGTTGTTATATTAACTCAATCTTACAAAAAAGACGAATCATCCATATTTTGGTCATGCGAAGGGACACCAAATTTCATTATGAATGAAATTGAAAAAAAAGATAGAGGGACAGAAATTGTTTTGTTTCTTAATGAAGAAAATAAAGAATTTTTAGAACATGATCGTATTTTAAAATTATTGCAAAAATACTGTAAATTTATGCCGATAACAATTTCTTTATCAGATAAAGATGATAAAGAAATTGTTATCAATAATATTGATCCTGCTTGGAAAAAAAATCCACTTCAATTAAACGATAAAAATTATTTAGATTTTTATCATGAGTTATATCCAAATCAATTGGAAGATCCTTTATTTTGGGTACATCTCAATATAGATCATCCTTTTCATTTAACAGGAATTTTATATTTTCCTAAAATAGAAAAAAGAATAGATATCCAAAAAGATAAAATTCATTTGTATCAAAACCAGGTTTATATTACGGATAATTTGGAGGGTATTGTTCCAGATTTTCTTAGCTTATTAAGAGGAGTTATAGACTCTAAAGATATTCCTCTTAACGTATCACGTTCTCATTTACAATCTGATATATCTGTTAAAAATATATCTAAATATATAACAAGAAAAGTAGCTGATAAATTAGACTCTATGTTTATAAAAAATAGAGATAATTTTCAAAAAAAATGGAAAGATATCAAAATTATAGTAGAGTATGGAATGATTAGTGCGCAAAATTTCTTTGATAAAGCTATTAAATTTTTTGTTTTTTATACTATAGATAATAATTTTTTTACTCTGAAAGAGTTTAAAGAAAAAATAAAAGAAACCCAAAAAAATAAAGAAGGAAAAATTGTTTTTCTTTATTCATCAGATAAAGATAAACAATATAGTTATATCAAAGAGGCAAAAGATAGATCTTATCAAGTTTTGATTTTTGACAGTCCACTTTCAGTTCATTTAATACAAAAACTCGAATTTTCTTATCAAGATATTTGCTTTGTTCGAGTGGATTCAGATCATATTGATAAGTTAATTAATTATAAAAAAGAGGATAAACTTTATTCAGAACTTTCTGAAAAAGAAAAACAAGATTTAAAAAATCTTCTTGATCAGCATCTTTTAATCAAAAATTTTAAATTTTCCATACAATTAGAAAATTTATCCATAAAAGATAATCCTTTTTTAATTATCATTCCAGAATTTTTAAGAAGAATAAAAGAAATGAATTCTTCTATAGGAAAAGATATAAAAAATAAAGAAAAATATTATCAATTGATAGTAAATACAAACCATGTTTTGATGAAAAAAATATTAGAAGAAACATCAAAAGAAAAAAGGGAAAAAATCATACAAGAAGCTTTAAATTTAACACTTCTATCTAAAAATTTACTAGATGGAAAAAATCTTACAGATTTTATATCAAAAAAATTAAAAGATCTTGTTCAAGAATAG
- the ftsY gene encoding signal recognition particle-docking protein FtsY, whose translation MFFLKKKRSKVFNHELKKTRESFFYKIKNLFLKKSEIDINIIDHIEEILLSADIGTQTTIKIIKNLEERIQKEKYINSQDIYNVLKEEIKALFINIENTCLDLETKIYKISQKPYVILIVGVNGVGKTTTIGKLAFFLKKKGFHVVIGAADTFRAAAIDQLEIWSKKAGVPLIKQHMHADPASVAYDTLQSAKFKKKDVVLIDTAGRLQNRKHLMEELSKISRVMKKIIPESPHEIILILDATTGQNAFEQVKQFTSFVKISSIILTKIEGTAKGGVVIGIMDQFKIPIQYLGIGEHIQDLKEFNGKKFVDCFF comes from the coding sequence ATGTTTTTTCTTAAAAAAAAAAGAAGTAAAGTATTTAATCATGAATTAAAAAAAACTAGAGAATCTTTCTTTTATAAAATAAAAAATCTGTTTTTGAAAAAATCAGAGATAGATATCAATATTATTGATCATATAGAAGAAATATTATTATCTGCAGATATAGGAACACAAACTACTATAAAAATTATTAAAAACTTAGAAGAAAGAATTCAAAAAGAAAAATATATAAATTCACAAGATATTTATAATGTTCTTAAAGAAGAAATTAAAGCTCTTTTTATAAATATTGAAAATACATGTTTAGATTTAGAAACTAAGATATACAAAATTAGCCAAAAACCATATGTAATCTTGATAGTAGGTGTAAATGGAGTTGGAAAAACTACCACAATTGGAAAATTAGCTTTTTTTTTAAAGAAAAAAGGTTTTCATGTAGTTATAGGAGCTGCAGATACATTTAGAGCTGCTGCTATTGATCAGCTTGAAATATGGTCCAAAAAAGCTGGAGTTCCTTTAATAAAACAACATATGCATGCGGATCCAGCATCTGTAGCCTATGATACTTTACAATCGGCAAAATTTAAGAAAAAAGATGTGGTACTAATCGATACTGCCGGAAGATTACAAAATAGAAAGCATCTTATGGAAGAGCTTTCTAAAATAAGTAGAGTTATGAAAAAAATAATACCTGAATCTCCTCATGAAATTATACTTATTTTAGATGCTACTACTGGTCAAAATGCTTTTGAACAGGTAAAACAATTTACTTCTTTTGTTAAAATTTCTTCTATCATTTTAACTAAAATAGAAGGAACAGCTAAAGGTGGAGTGGTTATAGGAATTATGGATCAATTTAAAATTCCTATACAATATTTGGGAATAGGAGAGCATATACAAGATCTAAAAGAATTTAATGGTAAAAAATTTGTTGATTGTTTTTTTTGA
- a CDS encoding DUF4295 family protein: MSKKETNNQKKKTSKKMTLAIKIVKSKKSGCYTFENKIISDEEIKIFFNKK, from the coding sequence ATGTCTAAAAAGGAAACAAATAATCAAAAAAAAAAGACTTCAAAAAAAATGACATTAGCTATTAAAATAGTGAAATCTAAAAAATCAGGTTGTTATACCTTTGAAAATAAAATAATTTCTGATGAAGAAATCAAGATTTTTTTTAATAAAAAGTAA
- the rpmG gene encoding 50S ribosomal protein L33: MGKKGNRIQVILECVEQRKIGKSGSSRYITTKNKKNTPNRIELKKYNSILRKYTVHKEIK, encoded by the coding sequence ATGGGAAAAAAAGGAAATAGAATACAAGTTATACTAGAATGTGTTGAACAAAGAAAAATAGGTAAATCTGGCAGTTCTAGATATATTACAACGAAAAATAAGAAAAACACTCCGAATAGAATCGAATTAAAAAAATACAATTCAATATTAAGAAAATATACGGTTCATAAAGAAATTAAATAA
- the rpmB gene encoding 50S ribosomal protein L28, which translates to MSKVCELTGKKAMIGNRVSHANNKNKRRFNINLCKKRFFLIKEKKWITLKICTSIIKLINKIGIEKVLKRFKYKY; encoded by the coding sequence ATGTCAAAAGTTTGTGAGTTGACAGGTAAAAAAGCAATGATAGGAAATAGAGTTTCTCATGCAAATAATAAAAATAAACGTCGTTTTAATATTAATTTATGTAAAAAACGTTTCTTTTTGATAAAAGAAAAAAAATGGATTACTTTAAAAATTTGCACTTCTATTATCAAGCTCATCAATAAAATAGGAATAGAAAAAGTTTTAAAACGTTTTAAATACAAATATTAA
- a CDS encoding YebC/PmpR family DNA-binding transcriptional regulator has product MSGHSKWSNIQHRKLNQDFKKSKKFSKILKEIYIVVKESGTNNSRFRNVILNAKSVNIPKSTIEKAIKKALQIKKNDYKNLNLEGLIYGISIIIECITNNNIRTISDIRTLFNKNGGRLCNNGELIHFFHRKGVFYIKKKDIHYSMEDFELMTIDFGAQDFTIDHNMIYLYTDFEYFGSMKNNLEKLEILYKYKVLRIPKQIKYVSEEKRNKVLDLMKKLHMNNDVENIYSNLYEK; this is encoded by the coding sequence ATGTCAGGACATAGCAAATGGTCAAATATACAACATAGAAAATTGAATCAAGATTTCAAAAAATCTAAAAAATTTTCTAAAATTCTCAAAGAAATTTATATAGTTGTAAAAGAATCAGGAACTAACAATTCTCGTTTCAGAAATGTGATTCTAAATGCTAAATCAGTCAATATTCCTAAAAGTACCATAGAAAAAGCTATAAAAAAAGCTTTACAAATCAAAAAAAATGATTATAAAAATTTAAATTTAGAAGGATTAATTTACGGAATTAGTATAATTATAGAATGTATAACAAATAATAACATTCGAACAATATCTGACATAAGAACACTTTTTAATAAAAATGGAGGTAGATTATGTAATAATGGTGAACTAATTCATTTTTTTCATAGAAAGGGTGTTTTCTATATCAAAAAAAAAGATATTCATTATTCAATGGAAGATTTTGAACTTATGACAATAGATTTTGGAGCTCAAGATTTTACGATAGATCATAACATGATCTATTTATATACAGATTTTGAATATTTTGGATCTATGAAAAATAATTTGGAAAAATTAGAAATACTCTATAAGTATAAAGTATTACGTATTCCTAAACAGATAAAATATGTTTCAGAAGAAAAAAGAAATAAAGTTTTAGATTTAATGAAAAAACTTCATATGAATAATGATGTAGAAAATATTTACTCAAATTTATATGAAAAGTAG
- a CDS encoding DNA recombination protein RmuC has product MYYSVLLFYFFILFICIYFFRKLEFFFRKEFKDQQNEIQKLSKYSKTEIGDYLIEVKDGLIQTVKIFQDVIDKKVQFYIENQDKKLDYIYTSQEKFIKIIEKKLEEIRENVDDKLQNSLNIHLGKSFEIIGNQLLFLQEGLGEMKILAKDVSSLKRTLNHVKICGSFSEMQLSMLLQQILSPEQYASNVVTKSSTNFVVEFAIKLPGFGDGNIIWLPIDVKFPKETYQKVQEAYHNGEKKNIEAAIKNMESVLKKMSKDIKDKYIDPPNTTDFAILFLPFEGIYAEIARNSSLLEELLRKYKTVITGPSTLAAVLNSLQIGFRTLAIQKRSSEVWKILETVKQEFSKFGLLLHQAQNKLQGASKDIDRLLGVRTSLIEKKLKDIENL; this is encoded by the coding sequence ATGTATTATTCAGTTTTACTTTTTTATTTTTTTATTTTATTCATATGCATATATTTTTTTAGAAAATTGGAATTCTTTTTTAGGAAAGAATTTAAAGATCAGCAGAATGAAATTCAAAAATTATCTAAATATAGTAAAACTGAAATTGGTGATTATTTAATTGAAGTTAAAGACGGTTTGATACAAACTGTAAAAATATTTCAGGATGTTATTGATAAAAAAGTTCAATTTTATATTGAAAATCAAGATAAAAAATTAGATTATATTTATACATCACAAGAAAAATTTATTAAAATTATTGAAAAAAAACTTGAGGAAATAAGAGAAAATGTTGATGATAAGCTTCAAAATTCTTTAAATATTCATTTGGGAAAATCATTTGAAATAATTGGAAATCAATTATTATTTTTACAAGAAGGTTTAGGAGAAATGAAGATCTTGGCGAAAGATGTGAGTTCTTTAAAAAGAACTTTAAATCATGTCAAAATATGTGGAAGTTTTAGCGAAATGCAGCTTTCAATGCTTTTACAACAGATTTTATCTCCAGAACAATATGCTTCTAATGTTGTGACCAAATCTAGCACAAATTTTGTCGTAGAATTTGCGATAAAACTACCAGGGTTTGGAGACGGAAATATCATATGGTTACCAATTGATGTTAAATTTCCAAAAGAAACTTATCAAAAAGTACAAGAAGCTTATCATAATGGAGAAAAAAAGAATATAGAAGCAGCTATAAAAAATATGGAATCTGTACTTAAAAAAATGTCAAAAGATATTAAAGATAAGTATATAGATCCTCCAAACACTACTGATTTTGCTATTCTTTTTTTACCATTTGAGGGAATATACGCTGAAATTGCAAGAAATTCTAGTTTATTAGAAGAATTATTAAGAAAATATAAAACGGTGATAACAGGACCGTCTACATTGGCTGCTGTATTAAATAGTTTACAAATTGGATTCCGAACTTTAGCTATTCAAAAAAGAAGTTCCGAAGTATGGAAAATTTTAGAAACGGTGAAACAGGAATTTTCAAAATTTGGATTATTATTACACCAAGCTCAAAATAAATTACAAGGGGCTTCCAAAGATATAGATCGATTATTAGGCGTTAGAACCAGCTTGATTGAGAAAAAACTGAAAGATATAGAAAATTTATAG
- the rho gene encoding transcription termination factor Rho: protein MFDITELKSKKLFELQEIARSSGLKKCTQLRKNELLEKIISIININNKNTSIPSKRENSLKKGFKMRKNTESKNLFSENKSINGKKKLISQEHLKISSSRTETSTKFQKKHQNFSNWKKNDRNDRFETQNISSYPGIEVGSQKISTNKYRTPEYEFEGIIISEGVLEIMPENYGFLRSSDFNYLSSPDDIYVSQSQIRLFGMKTGDTIRGEVRPPKDGEKYFPLIKIIEINGRSPSFVRDRDSFEHLTPLFPNEKFKLAEKNATLSTRIVDLFTPIGKGQRGMIVAPPKTGKTTLLKEIANAIAANHPEVYLIILLIDERPEEVTDMQRNVKGEVIASTFDEPADRHVKVANIVLQKAKRMVECSHDVVILLDSITRLARAYNTVAPASGKVLSGGVDANALHRPKRFFGAARNIENGGSLSIIATAMIDTGSKMDEVIFEEFKGTGNKELQLDRKIANKRIYPAIDLVSSSTRKDDLLLDTNTLQRMWILRKHLSDMNPVEAMEFLRSRIARTQNNEEFLISMNG, encoded by the coding sequence ATGTTTGATATTACTGAATTAAAAAGTAAGAAACTTTTTGAATTACAGGAAATTGCTCGTTCATCAGGATTAAAAAAATGTACACAATTACGAAAAAACGAGCTCCTAGAAAAAATTATTTCCATTATTAATATTAATAATAAAAACACTTCTATCCCTTCAAAAAGGGAAAATTCTTTAAAAAAAGGATTTAAAATGCGAAAAAATACTGAATCTAAAAATTTATTTTCAGAAAATAAAAGTATAAATGGTAAAAAAAAATTGATTTCTCAAGAACATTTAAAAATTTCTAGTTCTAGAACAGAAACATCCACAAAATTTCAAAAAAAACATCAAAATTTTTCTAATTGGAAAAAAAATGATAGAAATGATAGATTTGAAACTCAAAATATATCATCATATCCTGGAATAGAAGTCGGATCACAAAAAATTTCTACTAATAAATACCGTACTCCTGAATACGAATTTGAGGGAATAATAATAAGTGAAGGGGTATTGGAAATTATGCCAGAAAATTACGGATTTTTGAGATCTTCTGATTTTAATTATTTATCATCTCCTGATGATATTTATGTATCTCAATCTCAAATCAGACTTTTTGGAATGAAAACAGGTGATACAATAAGGGGAGAAGTTCGTCCACCTAAAGATGGCGAAAAATATTTTCCACTCATTAAAATTATTGAGATTAATGGTAGATCTCCATCTTTTGTCAGGGACAGAGATTCTTTTGAGCATTTAACTCCACTATTTCCAAATGAAAAATTTAAATTAGCTGAAAAAAATGCGACTCTTTCTACAAGAATTGTAGATCTTTTTACTCCTATAGGAAAAGGACAAAGAGGAATGATTGTTGCTCCTCCTAAAACAGGAAAAACAACTTTATTAAAAGAAATAGCTAATGCTATTGCAGCTAATCATCCTGAAGTATATTTAATTATATTATTAATTGATGAACGTCCAGAAGAAGTAACAGATATGCAAAGAAATGTAAAAGGAGAAGTCATTGCATCTACTTTTGATGAACCAGCAGATAGACATGTTAAAGTGGCTAACATTGTTTTGCAAAAAGCAAAAAGAATGGTAGAGTGTTCTCATGATGTAGTTATATTACTAGATTCTATTACACGTTTGGCACGTGCGTATAACACAGTCGCTCCAGCTTCTGGAAAGGTATTATCTGGAGGGGTGGATGCAAATGCATTACACAGACCCAAAAGATTTTTTGGAGCTGCTAGAAATATAGAAAATGGAGGTTCTTTATCTATAATTGCTACAGCTATGATTGATACAGGATCAAAAATGGATGAAGTAATTTTTGAAGAATTTAAAGGAACAGGAAATAAAGAACTTCAATTAGATAGGAAAATAGCTAATAAACGAATTTATCCAGCTATTGATCTCGTTTCTTCTAGCACAAGGAAAGATGATCTTTTACTTGATACGAATACTTTGCAAAGAATGTGGATTTTGCGAAAACACCTTTCAGATATGAATCCAGTAGAAGCTATGGAATTTTTAAGATCTAGAATAGCTAGAACTCAAAACAATGAGGAGTTCTTAATATCTATGAATGGATAA
- a CDS encoding DUF4293 family protein codes for MIPCLFLSILSFSLFKKKKIQIFLNKINILANTIHVLFLIFSCFQLKLISTIMFILLFFSIYFLYMANKAIRKDIELIDSINRIR; via the coding sequence ATGATTCCATGTTTATTTTTATCTATTTTAAGTTTTTCCCTTTTTAAGAAAAAAAAAATTCAAATATTTTTGAATAAAATTAATATACTTGCTAATACTATTCATGTCCTATTCCTTATTTTTTCATGTTTTCAATTAAAATTGATTTCTACAATTATGTTTATTCTATTATTTTTTAGTATATATTTTTTATATATGGCTAATAAAGCTATAAGAAAAGATATAGAATTGATAGACTCTATAAATAGAATACGATAA
- the prfA gene encoding peptide chain release factor 1, with translation MKKISLIQKLEVYKKEFHEISKSIIQPDIISDYKQYKTLLKKYSKLEKIVSIYEEYKKKLVLLEEINFVLENDSDTEIKEFALTEKNKILENLSSLERESSNFLSSKKENTTEDHRNAILELRSGTGGDEACLFVEDILRMYTMYFKKSGWKYKIIHAQKGGIKGYKEIILDINGEDGVYGNLRLESGVHRVQRIPKTESQGRVHTSAITVAVLPKVKDIEVNINLSDIKKDTFRSSGSGGQHVNKTESAVRLTHIPSKITVECQQERSQHKNFEKAISVLRSRIYQNEKEKRLKKISMKRKSLISTGDRSVKIRTYNYPRNRVTDHRIHKSIYDLTGFMNGNIQEMINFLKLFEKK, from the coding sequence ATGAAAAAAATTTCATTAATTCAAAAGTTAGAAGTTTACAAAAAAGAATTTCATGAAATTTCAAAATCAATAATACAACCTGATATTATATCGGATTATAAACAATACAAAACATTATTAAAAAAATATTCCAAATTAGAAAAAATAGTTTCTATTTATGAAGAATACAAAAAAAAATTAGTTCTACTTGAAGAAATTAATTTTGTTTTAGAAAATGATTCAGATACGGAAATAAAAGAGTTTGCTTTAACAGAAAAAAACAAAATTTTGGAAAATTTATCTTCTCTTGAAAGAGAATCTTCTAATTTCTTATCTTCAAAAAAAGAGAATACAACAGAAGATCATAGAAACGCTATTTTAGAACTACGTTCTGGAACAGGAGGAGATGAAGCATGTCTTTTTGTTGAAGATATATTAAGAATGTATACAATGTATTTTAAAAAATCAGGTTGGAAATATAAAATAATACATGCTCAAAAAGGAGGAATTAAAGGATATAAAGAGATTATTTTAGATATCAATGGAGAAGATGGAGTTTATGGTAATTTAAGATTAGAATCTGGAGTTCATAGAGTTCAAAGGATTCCCAAAACAGAATCTCAAGGAAGAGTGCATACATCCGCTATAACCGTTGCGGTTCTTCCTAAAGTAAAAGATATAGAAGTTAATATTAATTTATCTGATATAAAAAAAGATACTTTTAGATCTAGTGGTTCTGGAGGGCAACATGTAAACAAAACTGAATCAGCTGTACGATTAACACATATTCCAAGTAAAATAACAGTAGAATGTCAACAAGAGCGTTCTCAACATAAAAATTTTGAGAAAGCTATAAGTGTATTACGATCACGTATTTATCAGAATGAAAAAGAAAAAAGATTAAAAAAAATATCTATGAAAAGAAAATCTTTGATTTCTACGGGGGATCGTTCTGTAAAAATTAGGACTTATAATTATCCTAGAAATAGAGTTACGGATCATAGAATTCATAAATCTATTTATGATCTTACAGGATTTATGAATGGAAACATTCAAGAAATGATAAACTTCTTAAAGTTATTTGAAAAAAAATAA
- the accC gene encoding acetyl-CoA carboxylase biotin carboxylase subunit, with protein sequence MFKKILIANRGEIALRIIRTSKEMGIKTVAVYSTADKHSLHVYFSDEAVCIGPPPPYQSYLNIPNLISAAEITNADAIHPGYGFLSENAYFSSMCHKHGIKFIGAKPNHMIQMGNKILAKKTMKKIGISCLPGSDCFVESSYKDIEKIADKIGYPIVIKAVAGGGGKGIRSVLDKNHLKNSWEEAKKEALSCFGKKDMYIEKFILNPRHIEIQIVGDKYGEVCHLSERDCSIQRRNQKLVEEAPSPFLTSSLRKKMGEKAVKAAEYIHYEGVGTIEFLVDQKKNFYFMEMNPRIQVEHTITEEITGLDLIREQIFLAYGKKLSIKKNYYPKMYSIECRINAEEPYKNFRPVPGKITQMHLPGGKGVRIDTHIYAGYNITHYYDSMIAKIITTAKSRKETIEKMRRSLDEFVIEGIHTTLPFHRKIMQNNEFLSGNYNTSFVDNLDLDFLFDNKV encoded by the coding sequence ATGTTTAAAAAAATATTAATAGCTAATCGTGGAGAAATTGCTTTACGAATTATACGAACATCCAAAGAAATGGGAATTAAAACTGTAGCTGTTTATTCCACAGCAGATAAACATAGTCTTCATGTTTATTTTTCGGATGAAGCTGTATGTATTGGACCACCTCCTCCATATCAATCTTATTTAAACATTCCAAATTTGATTTCAGCTGCAGAAATTACCAACGCAGATGCTATTCATCCTGGATATGGATTTTTATCTGAAAATGCATATTTTTCTTCAATGTGCCATAAACATGGGATAAAGTTTATAGGGGCTAAACCTAATCATATGATTCAGATGGGAAATAAAATTTTAGCTAAGAAAACCATGAAAAAAATTGGAATTTCTTGTTTACCTGGATCTGACTGTTTTGTAGAATCATCTTATAAGGATATAGAGAAAATTGCAGATAAAATAGGGTATCCAATTGTTATAAAAGCTGTCGCTGGAGGTGGAGGAAAAGGAATACGATCTGTTTTAGATAAAAATCATTTAAAAAATTCTTGGGAAGAAGCTAAAAAAGAGGCTTTGTCTTGTTTTGGAAAAAAAGATATGTATATAGAAAAATTCATTTTGAATCCAAGACACATAGAAATCCAAATTGTAGGAGATAAGTATGGAGAAGTATGTCATCTTTCAGAAAGAGATTGTTCTATTCAAAGAAGAAATCAAAAATTAGTGGAAGAAGCACCTTCCCCATTTTTAACTTCATCTCTTAGAAAAAAAATGGGAGAAAAAGCCGTAAAAGCGGCTGAGTATATTCATTATGAAGGAGTAGGAACTATAGAATTTTTGGTAGATCAAAAAAAGAATTTTTATTTCATGGAAATGAATCCAAGGATACAAGTAGAACATACTATAACTGAAGAAATAACAGGTTTAGATTTAATCCGAGAACAAATATTTTTAGCTTATGGAAAAAAACTTTCTATAAAAAAAAATTATTATCCCAAAATGTATTCAATAGAATGCAGAATAAATGCAGAAGAACCGTACAAAAATTTCCGTCCAGTTCCTGGAAAAATAACTCAAATGCATTTACCTGGAGGAAAAGGGGTACGGATTGATACACATATTTATGCAGGATATAATATTACACATTACTATGATTCTATGATTGCTAAAATTATTACTACGGCAAAAAGTAGAAAAGAAACTATTGAAAAAATGCGTCGTTCTTTAGATGAATTTGTTATAGAAGGGATCCATACTACTCTTCCTTTTCACAGAAAAATTATGCAAAATAACGAATTTTTAAGTGGGAATTATAATACAAGTTTTGTAGATAATCTAGATTTAGATTTTTTGTTCGATAACAAAGTATAA